In uncultured Bacteroides sp., the following proteins share a genomic window:
- a CDS encoding xanthan lyase — MKKQYILFFLLIIFATKGFAQDIDKNVEERLKNFFENYTCSTAQIGKCKLNSFKLDFDAKKLDIYSGENFSYQPFLPETVEGIYRHLSQILPGPVCYFKTTVYTDGKSIEELIPNIYRKKRKDKSRILGDINYQDAPWVKNVSRPIDISRGLQSRHIALWQSHGKYFKNGNGNNNGNGASNGNGDGNGHKISNGSWLWQRPRLFCTTEDLFTQSIILPYVIPMLENAGADVFTPRERDTQKNEVIVDNDNPRSGSLYIEVKSRKAYWNTPDVTGFAQKKNIYQDGENPFTDGTARYAKTEKKKNRAFAEWVPTIPEEGNYAVYVSYQTLPESVADAKYTVFHKGGATEFTVNQKIGGGTWVYLGTFTFDKGSNDYGMVVLSNESKEKGVVCADAVRFGGGMGNIVRGGAVSGLPRYLEGARYSAQWAGMPYSIYGDEKRANDYADDINTRSRMVNYLSGSSVYNPKEKGLGVPFEMTMALHSDAGYTSNGGTIGSLGVYTTDFNDSKLHSGISRYASRDLTDIMITQLKSDINSRFDVQWNRRGMWDKNYSETRLPAVPSMILEFLSHQNFADMTLGHDPNFKFTVGRSIYKSILRFVTSQHDEDYVVQPLPVNHFAIKFGNKKNTVSLSWKAVEDPLESSAKPHNYIVYTRIGNFGFDNGVLVEGTSYTAKIEPELVYSFKVTAVNKGGESFSSEILSAYKAKREKERVLIVNGFDRISGPAIINTPDSLGFDLKKDPGVSYQYNISYCGAQTGFNRKNAGKETSDGLGYSGSELEGVRIAGNTFDYPFIHGKAIQAMPGYSFVSCSNEAVESGRVKLNDYHLVDYILGLQKEDSTTSRFINEKYKTFTPKMQQLIAQYCKRGGNILVSGSYLGSDMNSSFEEKSFTEDILKYSFQNSMQNSGSGDIFGLGLTFAIPREVNEHIYSVPAPDCIVPVSPAFPVLKYSGGNYGAATAYKGDYRTFIMGFPFETIDTEEHRAKIMAGILQFLGGR, encoded by the coding sequence ATGAAGAAACAATATATACTATTTTTCCTTTTAATTATTTTTGCGACAAAAGGTTTCGCACAAGATATTGATAAAAATGTAGAGGAACGCTTAAAGAATTTCTTTGAGAACTATACTTGTTCAACCGCTCAAATAGGAAAATGTAAATTAAACAGCTTTAAACTCGATTTCGATGCAAAGAAGCTGGACATATACTCAGGAGAAAATTTTTCCTATCAGCCATTTCTACCCGAAACGGTAGAAGGTATATATCGCCATCTGTCACAAATACTACCCGGTCCGGTATGCTATTTCAAAACAACCGTTTATACAGATGGTAAATCCATAGAAGAACTTATTCCAAACATTTACAGAAAAAAAAGAAAAGATAAATCCCGTATACTGGGAGACATCAATTATCAGGATGCTCCGTGGGTTAAGAATGTTTCACGCCCAATTGATATTTCACGAGGGCTGCAAAGCAGACACATCGCTCTCTGGCAAAGTCATGGAAAGTATTTCAAGAATGGGAATGGAAACAACAATGGAAACGGAGCCAGTAATGGAAATGGTGACGGTAACGGCCACAAAATCAGTAATGGTAGCTGGCTGTGGCAACGCCCACGATTATTTTGCACAACAGAAGATCTTTTTACCCAATCAATAATTCTTCCTTATGTAATTCCTATGCTTGAGAATGCCGGGGCAGATGTCTTTACTCCCCGTGAACGTGATACACAAAAGAACGAAGTAATTGTTGACAACGATAATCCCCGGTCGGGTTCACTTTATATTGAGGTAAAGAGTAGAAAAGCCTACTGGAATACACCCGATGTAACTGGTTTTGCTCAGAAAAAGAATATCTATCAGGATGGTGAGAATCCATTTACTGATGGTACGGCCCGGTATGCAAAAACGGAAAAGAAAAAGAACCGGGCATTTGCTGAATGGGTACCCACTATTCCCGAAGAGGGAAATTATGCTGTCTATGTATCATATCAAACACTTCCTGAAAGTGTGGCAGATGCCAAATATACTGTTTTCCACAAAGGAGGAGCAACAGAATTTACTGTAAACCAAAAAATTGGCGGAGGTACATGGGTTTATCTTGGAACCTTTACTTTCGATAAAGGATCTAACGATTACGGAATGGTAGTGCTAAGCAACGAAAGCAAGGAAAAAGGAGTTGTTTGCGCAGATGCCGTTCGTTTTGGAGGTGGAATGGGCAACATTGTCCGTGGAGGAGCAGTCAGCGGTTTGCCACGTTATCTGGAGGGAGCCCGTTACTCGGCACAATGGGCCGGTATGCCCTACTCTATTTATGGAGATGAAAAGCGAGCTAATGATTATGCCGATGATATTAACACTCGTTCGCGCATGGTTAATTACTTATCCGGCAGTTCTGTTTACAACCCTAAAGAGAAAGGACTCGGCGTTCCTTTTGAGATGACCATGGCATTGCACAGTGACGCAGGATATACTTCAAACGGTGGAACTATAGGCTCACTAGGTGTTTATACTACCGACTTTAATGACAGCAAGTTACATTCCGGAATTTCCCGTTATGCTTCCAGAGATTTGACTGATATAATGATTACTCAGTTAAAATCGGATATCAATTCACGGTTTGATGTGCAATGGAATCGCAGAGGAATGTGGGACAAGAATTATAGTGAAACCAGACTTCCGGCTGTTCCATCAATGATTCTCGAATTTCTTTCCCATCAAAACTTTGCAGATATGACTCTGGGACACGATCCCAACTTTAAATTCACTGTGGGACGTTCTATTTATAAATCCATTCTTCGTTTTGTCACTTCTCAGCACGATGAAGATTACGTGGTTCAACCACTTCCTGTGAACCACTTTGCTATTAAATTCGGGAATAAGAAGAACACGGTCAGTCTTTCATGGAAAGCTGTGGAAGATCCATTGGAATCATCGGCAAAACCTCATAACTATATTGTTTACACCCGCATTGGCAACTTTGGATTCGACAACGGCGTGCTGGTAGAAGGAACATCATACACGGCAAAAATTGAACCGGAACTGGTATACAGTTTCAAGGTGACTGCCGTAAACAAGGGAGGAGAAAGTTTCTCGTCTGAGATTCTTTCGGCGTACAAAGCTAAACGCGAAAAAGAAAGAGTACTTATTGTTAACGGATTCGACCGTATCAGCGGACCGGCTATCATCAATACTCCGGATTCTTTAGGGTTTGATTTGAAGAAAGATCCGGGAGTGTCTTATCAATATAACATCTCCTATTGCGGAGCTCAAACCGGATTTAACCGTAAAAATGCAGGTAAAGAAACTTCAGATGGTTTAGGTTATAGCGGTAGTGAGCTGGAAGGCGTTCGTATTGCCGGAAACACATTCGATTATCCTTTCATACATGGAAAAGCAATTCAAGCAATGCCCGGATACTCATTTGTATCGTGCAGTAACGAAGCTGTGGAAAGCGGACGAGTAAAATTAAACGATTACCATCTAGTAGATTATATTCTGGGATTACAAAAGGAAGATTCTACAACATCCAGGTTTATAAACGAAAAATACAAGACATTCACTCCAAAAATGCAGCAACTAATTGCACAATATTGCAAGCGTGGAGGTAATATTCTGGTGAGTGGTTCTTATCTGGGTAGTGATATGAACAGTTCTTTTGAGGAGAAAAGTTTTACTGAAGATATACTAAAATACAGCTTCCAGAATAGTATGCAAAACAGTGGTTCAGGAGATATCTTTGGTTTAGGACTCACATTCGCCATTCCACGTGAAGTAAATGAGCATATTTATTCCGTTCCTGCTCCGGATTGCATTGTTCCTGTATCTCCCGCTTTCCCTGTGCTAAAATATTCAGGTGGAAATTATGGTGCCGCAACTGCTTATAAAGGTGATTATCGTACGTTTATCATGGGATTCCCATTTGAAACAATCGACACTGAAGAACACCGGGCAAAAATCATGGCAGGAATCCTTCAGTTTTTAGGGGGAAGATAG
- a CDS encoding glucosamine-6-phosphate deaminase, with amino-acid sequence MKTNLSSQITLNRVSPKYYKPENAFERSVLTRFEKIPTDIYESVEEGARQIAAEIALTIREKQKAGRFCVMALPGGNSPRSVFDELIRMHREEELSFRNVIVFNIYEYYPLASEAMNSNLKTLQEMFLDHVDINKQNIFSPDGTIAKDTIFEYCRLYEQRIESFGGIDILLLGIGRVGNIGFNEPGSQANSNTRLILLDNTSRNDAAKIFGGTENVPVSSITMGIATILAAKKIFLMAWGDDKAQMIKETVEGKVSDVIPASYLQMHNSTRVALDLSAASNLTRIQRPWLVTSCEWNDKLIRSAIVWLCMLTKKPILKLTNKDYNENGLSELLALYGSAYNVNIKIFNDLQHTITGWPGGKPNADDTYRPERAKPYPKRIIVFSPHPDDDVISMGGTVRRLVEQKHDVHIAYETSGNIAVGDEEVIRFMHFINGFNQLFDAKSEIIDKKYKDIRSFINNKKESDFDNADMLRLKGLIRRGEARTACAYAGIKSDHVHFLDLPFYETGKIQKSPISEKDVEIVRALLQEVKPHQIFVAGDLADPHGTHRVCTDSVLAAIDLEKGEKWIKDCRIWMYRGAWAEWEIENIEMAVPISPEELRLKRNTILKHQSQMEGAPFLGNDERLFWQRSEDRNRGTAALYDSLGLASYEAIEAFVEYIPL; translated from the coding sequence ATGAAGACTAATCTAAGTTCGCAAATTACATTAAATCGGGTCTCACCCAAATACTATAAGCCCGAAAATGCTTTTGAACGTTCAGTTCTAACTCGCTTTGAAAAAATCCCCACAGACATCTATGAATCCGTGGAAGAAGGTGCTCGCCAGATTGCAGCAGAAATAGCTCTTACTATAAGAGAGAAGCAAAAAGCAGGACGATTCTGCGTAATGGCTCTTCCCGGAGGTAATTCACCACGTTCCGTATTCGATGAGCTAATCCGTATGCATCGTGAAGAAGAGCTTAGCTTCCGTAATGTTATTGTGTTTAATATTTATGAATATTATCCTTTAGCATCAGAAGCAATGAACAGCAACCTGAAAACTTTACAGGAAATGTTTCTTGACCATGTAGATATCAACAAACAAAATATCTTTAGTCCTGACGGAACTATAGCAAAAGATACTATTTTTGAATATTGCAGACTTTACGAGCAACGAATTGAAAGTTTTGGCGGCATAGATATTTTACTATTAGGCATCGGTCGTGTAGGAAATATCGGTTTTAACGAACCAGGTTCACAAGCAAACTCTAACACTCGTCTTATTTTACTGGACAATACATCCCGTAATGATGCAGCTAAAATTTTCGGAGGTACAGAAAATGTACCTGTAAGTTCTATCACAATGGGTATTGCAACCATCCTTGCTGCAAAGAAGATATTCCTGATGGCATGGGGAGACGACAAGGCTCAAATGATAAAAGAGACTGTTGAAGGAAAAGTAAGTGACGTTATTCCTGCATCTTATTTACAGATGCACAATAGTACCCGGGTAGCACTCGACCTATCTGCCGCATCTAATCTCACACGCATTCAGCGCCCTTGGCTGGTTACTTCTTGTGAATGGAACGATAAACTAATCCGCAGTGCAATTGTATGGCTTTGTATGTTAACAAAAAAGCCTATTCTTAAGTTAACAAACAAGGATTATAACGAAAACGGATTAAGTGAATTACTAGCCCTCTACGGATCTGCATATAATGTAAACATCAAGATATTCAATGATTTACAGCATACCATCACCGGATGGCCGGGAGGTAAACCAAATGCCGACGACACCTATCGTCCGGAACGTGCAAAACCTTATCCAAAGCGTATTATAGTCTTTTCCCCACACCCTGACGATGATGTAATTTCCATGGGAGGAACAGTAAGACGACTTGTGGAACAGAAGCATGATGTACACATTGCATACGAAACATCTGGAAACATTGCTGTGGGAGATGAAGAAGTAATTCGATTTATGCACTTCATCAACGGTTTCAATCAACTATTTGATGCAAAAAGTGAAATTATTGATAAGAAATATAAAGACATTCGTTCCTTTATTAATAATAAGAAAGAAAGTGATTTTGACAATGCAGATATGCTTCGCTTAAAAGGATTAATCCGCCGTGGAGAAGCCCGTACTGCTTGTGCGTATGCCGGAATAAAATCCGATCATGTTCACTTCCTTGATCTCCCATTTTATGAAACAGGAAAGATTCAGAAATCACCTATCTCTGAAAAGGATGTTGAGATTGTACGTGCTTTACTTCAGGAAGTTAAGCCTCACCAAATCTTTGTAGCCGGTGACCTTGCCGACCCGCACGGAACACACCGCGTTTGTACGGATTCTGTTCTTGCAGCAATTGACTTGGAAAAAGGAGAAAAATGGATAAAAGACTGTCGCATCTGGATGTATCGTGGTGCTTGGGCTGAATGGGAAATAGAAAACATTGAAATGGCAGTACCTATTTCACCGGAAGAATTAAGATTAAAAAGAAATACAATTCTGAAACATCAATCACAGATGGAAGGTGCTCCGTTCCTTGGAAATGATGAACGCCTGTTCTGGCAGCGTTCAGAAGACCGAAACCGCGGAACTGCAGCATTATATGATAGTCTTGGATTGGCTTCCTACGAAGCAATCGAAGCTTTTGTAGAGTACATTCCTCTATAA
- a CDS encoding amidohydrolase, producing the protein MKTALRISLVQIDIAWENKQENLRRLEVKLRALSGKTDLVVLPEMFSTGFTMQSHLFAETINGETLTTLRQWSKEYNIALAGSFICLEDEKFFNRAFFLSPDGVEHFYDKHHLFRMGNEPQHFSAGDQRCIFSWQGWKICLMICYDLRFPVWCRNVINEYDLLVFVANWPTPRNRAWDTLLCARALENQSYVCGVNRVGVDGMGIHYSGNSALYNMKGENLINFAKDEEGIRTINIDLDSLRSFRAKFPAWRDADFFAL; encoded by the coding sequence ATGAAGACGGCTTTGCGTATTTCACTGGTACAGATAGACATTGCCTGGGAAAACAAACAAGAGAATCTTCGCAGGCTTGAAGTTAAACTTCGGGCATTAAGCGGAAAAACGGACTTGGTTGTGCTTCCCGAAATGTTTTCTACTGGTTTTACAATGCAAAGCCATCTTTTTGCTGAAACAATTAATGGAGAGACCTTAACTACACTCCGGCAGTGGTCAAAGGAATACAATATAGCTCTTGCCGGCAGTTTTATTTGTCTTGAAGACGAAAAGTTCTTTAACAGAGCATTCTTCTTATCTCCTGACGGTGTAGAACACTTTTATGATAAGCACCATCTTTTCAGGATGGGCAACGAACCCCAACACTTTTCAGCAGGCGATCAGCGATGCATTTTCTCATGGCAAGGCTGGAAAATTTGCCTGATGATTTGTTACGATCTGCGTTTTCCCGTATGGTGCAGAAATGTAATCAACGAATACGACCTTCTTGTCTTTGTAGCAAACTGGCCTACTCCCCGAAACCGTGCCTGGGATACTTTATTATGTGCGCGTGCTCTGGAAAATCAAAGTTATGTATGTGGTGTAAACCGTGTGGGTGTCGATGGAATGGGTATTCACTACTCAGGAAATTCAGCTCTATATAATATGAAAGGAGAAAATCTTATCAACTTTGCAAAAGATGAAGAAGGAATCCGCACTATTAATATCGATTTAGACTCTCTTCGTTCGTTTCGTGCTAAATTCCCGGCATGGAGGGATGCCGACTTCTTCGCCCTCTAA
- a CDS encoding glycoside hydrolase family 25 protein gives MSAVNGQQKTRKKVSVKKKSSSAGKGRKRKGTPRDLPRWLVRVLSIIVILFFSALFYWFFIRPYSYRWKHCNGDKEYGVCMPLGFEVHGIDISHYQGEINWEELVKYQAPEYPLQFVFVKATEGGDHSDNNFQKNFDLARQYGFIRGAYHYFNPGAPAAKQAEFFINTVKLDSADLPPVLDVEKKGMHTSKSLVKAVKLWLDIVEAHYGVKPIIYTSYKFKTSYLNDSIFNRYPYWIAHYYVDSVQYKGKWKFWQHTDVGSIPGVKENVDLNIFNGTLDELKAMTLKKNSSSKIQ, from the coding sequence ATGTCAGCAGTTAATGGCCAGCAAAAAACGCGTAAGAAGGTTTCTGTAAAGAAGAAATCCTCCTCTGCAGGCAAAGGCCGTAAAAGAAAGGGAACGCCGAGAGATTTACCTCGTTGGTTGGTTCGTGTGCTGAGTATAATTGTGATTTTATTCTTTTCTGCACTGTTTTATTGGTTCTTTATTCGTCCCTATTCATATAGGTGGAAACATTGTAATGGTGATAAAGAGTACGGGGTTTGCATGCCTCTGGGCTTTGAAGTTCATGGCATAGATATTTCTCATTATCAAGGGGAGATTAATTGGGAAGAACTGGTTAAGTATCAGGCTCCGGAATATCCCTTGCAGTTTGTTTTTGTTAAAGCTACCGAAGGAGGTGATCACAGTGATAATAATTTCCAGAAAAACTTTGATTTAGCTCGTCAGTATGGATTTATTCGCGGCGCTTATCATTATTTCAATCCGGGAGCACCTGCTGCCAAGCAGGCGGAATTTTTCATAAACACCGTAAAGTTGGATAGTGCTGATCTTCCACCGGTTCTTGATGTTGAGAAAAAAGGAATGCATACCAGTAAAAGCCTGGTTAAAGCTGTTAAGCTATGGCTAGATATTGTTGAGGCCCATTATGGAGTGAAACCAATTATTTATACATCCTATAAGTTTAAGACAAGTTATTTGAATGATTCTATTTTTAATAGATATCCTTATTGGATTGCCCATTATTATGTTGATTCAGTACAATATAAAGGAAAATGGAAGTTCTGGCAACATACAGATGTTGGCTCTATCCCCGGTGTGAAAGAAAATGTGGATCTTAATATTTTCAATGGAACATTGGACGAATTAAAAGCAATGACCCTCAAAAAAAATAGCTCTTCCAAAATACAATAA
- a CDS encoding YgiQ family radical SAM protein encodes MKEYKLTDWLPTTKKEVELRGWNEVDVILFSGDAYVDHPSFGAAVIGRILEVQGLRVAIIPQPNWRDDLRDFKKLGRPRLFFGIAPGSMDSMVNHYTANRRLRSDDAYTPDGRADMRPDYPTIVYTQILKKLYPDVPVVLGGIEASMRRLTHYDYWQDKLLKSILVDSGADLLIYGMGEKPITELCRQMQEGIPLLKITDIPQTVIVRKKGEVPNEDKTTDILLHSHEECLKDKKKQAENFRHIEEESNKMEASRILQHVDNNVVIVNPPYPPMTEAELDRSFDLPYTRLPHPKYKGKRIPAYDMIKFSVNIHRGCFGGCAFCTISAHQGKFIVSRSKASILKEVKEVIELPDFKGYLSDLGGPSANMYRMGGKDLNVCRKCKRPSCIHPKVCPNLNTDHRPLLDIYHSVDAIKGIKKSFIGSGVRYDLLQYDSKDPAINRSTAEYTRELIAKHVSGRLKVAPEHTSDRVLNIMRKPSFSQFQQFKKTFDKLNRELNMNQQLIPYFISSHPGCKEEDMAELAVITKNLDFRLEQVQDFTPTPMTIATEAYYTGFHPYTLEPIFAAHNPKEKLAQRQFFFWYQREYKNQIISELKKLGRKDLIDKLYGK; translated from the coding sequence ATGAAAGAGTACAAACTAACAGATTGGCTGCCTACCACTAAAAAAGAAGTGGAGCTGCGTGGATGGAATGAGGTAGACGTAATCCTTTTCTCCGGGGATGCTTATGTAGATCATCCTTCATTCGGAGCCGCAGTCATCGGACGTATTCTTGAAGTTCAGGGACTTCGGGTGGCTATTATTCCGCAACCAAACTGGCGGGATGACCTTCGTGACTTTAAAAAGCTGGGACGCCCTCGTTTATTCTTTGGCATTGCTCCCGGAAGCATGGACTCTATGGTTAATCACTATACTGCCAACCGCAGATTAAGATCGGATGATGCTTATACTCCGGATGGCCGTGCGGATATGCGTCCCGACTATCCAACCATTGTTTATACTCAGATTCTTAAAAAGCTATATCCTGATGTTCCCGTAGTATTGGGAGGAATTGAAGCGTCTATGCGCCGACTTACCCATTATGATTACTGGCAGGACAAACTGCTTAAAAGTATCTTAGTAGATTCGGGTGCTGATCTTTTGATTTATGGAATGGGAGAAAAGCCTATTACAGAGCTTTGTCGTCAGATGCAGGAAGGAATTCCACTTCTTAAAATCACCGATATTCCTCAGACTGTAATTGTGAGAAAGAAAGGTGAAGTACCAAACGAAGATAAAACAACTGATATTCTGCTTCATTCTCACGAAGAATGTCTGAAAGATAAAAAGAAACAGGCAGAAAACTTTCGCCATATTGAGGAAGAAAGTAATAAGATGGAAGCGTCACGCATTCTGCAACATGTAGATAATAATGTTGTGATAGTGAATCCTCCTTACCCTCCAATGACTGAAGCTGAGCTGGACAGATCTTTTGATTTGCCCTACACTCGTCTTCCTCACCCTAAATATAAAGGGAAAAGAATTCCGGCTTATGATATGATTAAGTTTTCCGTTAACATCCATCGCGGTTGTTTTGGCGGATGTGCTTTCTGTACCATATCGGCTCATCAGGGAAAATTCATTGTGTCACGCAGTAAAGCCTCTATTTTAAAGGAGGTAAAGGAAGTGATAGAGCTACCCGATTTTAAGGGATACCTGAGTGATCTTGGCGGACCATCGGCAAATATGTACCGCATGGGCGGAAAGGATCTCAATGTTTGCCGGAAGTGCAAACGTCCTTCTTGCATTCATCCAAAGGTTTGCCCCAACTTAAACACAGATCACCGGCCACTGCTGGATATTTATCATTCAGTAGATGCGATAAAAGGAATAAAGAAATCATTTATTGGTAGCGGAGTGCGTTATGATTTATTGCAGTACGACAGTAAGGACCCGGCAATAAACCGCTCAACAGCTGAGTATACCCGCGAACTGATAGCCAAACATGTGAGCGGACGACTCAAGGTTGCTCCGGAACATACTTCAGACCGTGTGCTTAACATTATGCGCAAACCTTCGTTTTCACAGTTTCAGCAGTTCAAGAAAACCTTTGATAAGTTGAACAGGGAACTAAACATGAACCAGCAACTTATTCCTTATTTTATATCTTCTCACCCGGGATGCAAGGAAGAAGACATGGCCGAACTTGCGGTAATAACGAAGAACCTGGATTTCCGATTGGAACAGGTGCAGGACTTTACTCCTACCCCGATGACTATTGCCACGGAAGCTTACTATACCGGATTTCATCCGTACACACTGGAGCCTATTTTCGCTGCCCATAATCCGAAAGAAAAACTAGCTCAGCGTCAGTTCTTTTTCTGGTACCAGCGCGAATACAAGAATCAGATTATTTCCGAACTAAAGAAACTGGGCAGAAAAGATTTGATTGATAAGCTATACGGAAAATAA
- a CDS encoding diphosphate--fructose-6-phosphate 1-phosphotransferase, which translates to MTKSALQIARAAYQPKLPKALRGKVKASEGEPTQSVADQHAIKELFPNTYGMPIVKFVESNETVECPAINVGVILSGGQAPGGHNVISGIFDGVKKLNPDSKLYGFILGPGGLVDHNYMELTADIIDEYRNTGGFDMIGSGRTKLESADQFEQGLKIIRELGIKAIVIIGGDDSNTNACVLAEYYAAKKYGVQVIGCPKTIDGDLKNEMIETSFGFDTACKVYSEVIGNIQRDCNSARKYWHFIKLMGRSASHIALECALQVQPNICIVSEEVEAKNMSLDDVVTYVANAVAARAAQGKNFGTVLIPEGLIEFIPAMKALISELNDFLASNAEEFSHIKKSHQRDYIISKLSKVNAEIYASLPEGVARQLTLDRDPHGNVQVSLIETEKLLAEMVGNKLAEWKEQGKFVGKFASQVHFFGYEGRCAAPSNYDADYCYSLGYAASALIANGKTGYMSSIRNTTAPADQWIAGGVPITMMMNMEKRHGEMKPVIQKALVKLDGKPFLAFAAKRDEWAVNTDYVYPGPIQYFGPTEVCDQPTKTLQLEQGK; encoded by the coding sequence ATGACTAAAAGCGCATTACAAATTGCCAGAGCGGCTTATCAGCCAAAATTACCCAAAGCTCTTCGTGGTAAGGTAAAAGCAAGCGAAGGAGAGCCAACACAATCAGTTGCCGACCAGCATGCAATTAAGGAATTATTTCCAAATACTTATGGAATGCCTATCGTTAAATTCGTTGAATCTAATGAAACAGTAGAATGTCCTGCTATTAATGTGGGAGTTATACTTTCAGGTGGACAGGCTCCTGGTGGTCACAATGTGATATCTGGTATCTTTGATGGAGTAAAGAAGCTAAATCCGGATAGCAAACTTTATGGATTTATTCTTGGTCCTGGTGGATTGGTTGACCATAACTACATGGAGCTGACTGCTGATATTATCGATGAATACCGTAATACTGGTGGGTTTGATATGATTGGGTCTGGCCGTACAAAGCTTGAAAGTGCAGATCAGTTTGAACAAGGATTAAAGATTATTCGTGAATTAGGTATCAAAGCTATCGTGATTATCGGTGGTGATGATTCTAACACTAACGCTTGTGTCCTGGCTGAATATTATGCAGCAAAGAAATATGGCGTGCAGGTAATCGGATGTCCAAAAACTATTGATGGTGACTTGAAAAATGAAATGATCGAAACTTCTTTTGGTTTTGATACAGCATGTAAAGTTTACTCTGAAGTTATTGGTAATATCCAGAGAGATTGTAACTCTGCTCGTAAATACTGGCACTTCATTAAATTGATGGGTCGTTCAGCTTCTCACATTGCTTTGGAATGTGCATTGCAGGTTCAGCCAAATATCTGCATCGTTTCTGAAGAAGTTGAAGCAAAGAACATGTCTCTTGATGATGTTGTTACTTATGTAGCTAATGCAGTAGCAGCTCGTGCAGCACAAGGTAAGAATTTTGGAACCGTTCTGATTCCTGAAGGTCTGATTGAGTTTATCCCTGCAATGAAGGCTTTGATTTCTGAACTGAATGATTTCCTTGCAAGCAATGCTGAAGAATTCTCTCATATTAAGAAATCTCACCAACGTGATTATATCATCTCTAAACTGTCAAAGGTTAATGCTGAAATTTATGCAAGTCTTCCAGAAGGTGTAGCTCGTCAGTTAACATTAGACCGCGATCCTCACGGAAATGTTCAGGTTTCACTTATTGAAACAGAAAAACTGCTTGCCGAAATGGTTGGTAATAAACTGGCAGAGTGGAAAGAACAAGGTAAATTTGTAGGTAAGTTTGCTTCACAAGTTCACTTCTTCGGTTACGAAGGACGTTGTGCTGCTCCTTCAAATTATGATGCTGACTATTGTTATTCACTTGGTTATGCAGCTTCTGCCTTGATTGCTAATGGCAAAACCGGATATATGTCTTCAATCAGAAATACTACTGCTCCTGCTGATCAATGGATTGCTGGTGGTGTTCCAATTACTATGATGATGAATATGGAAAAACGTCATGGTGAAATGAAACCGGTTATCCAAAAAGCGTTAGTGAAACTTGATGGCAAACCATTCCTTGCTTTTGCTGCAAAACGTGACGAATGGGCTGTAAATACAGATTACGTATATCCAGGTCCTATTCAGTATTTTGGTCCAACAGAAGTTTGTGATCAGCCGACCAAAACATTGCAATTGGAACAAGGTAAATAA
- a CDS encoding 1-acyl-sn-glycerol-3-phosphate acyltransferase: MKKAIFSFIYHKLMGWKSVVKVEDYDKQIICAAPHTSNWDFIIGKLFYAAIGRETGFMMKKEWFFFPLGSLLRSMGGIPVNRDKKNSMVEQVVRVIKESKKFSLAITPEATRSRNPHWKKGFYYIAMKANIPIVLVAIDYSTKTITSEKVITPSGDIEKDMREIKLYFNQFKGKNPENFTTGL; encoded by the coding sequence ATGAAAAAAGCAATTTTTAGTTTTATCTATCACAAATTAATGGGATGGAAATCGGTAGTAAAAGTAGAGGATTACGATAAACAAATTATCTGTGCTGCTCCGCATACCAGTAACTGGGATTTTATTATAGGCAAATTATTTTATGCTGCTATAGGAAGAGAAACCGGCTTTATGATGAAAAAAGAGTGGTTCTTCTTTCCATTGGGAAGTCTCCTTAGATCAATGGGGGGGATTCCTGTAAACAGAGATAAGAAAAATTCTATGGTGGAACAAGTTGTCAGGGTAATTAAGGAAAGCAAAAAATTTAGTTTAGCAATCACTCCAGAAGCAACCCGATCAAGAAATCCACATTGGAAAAAAGGCTTCTATTATATTGCAATGAAAGCTAATATTCCCATTGTGTTAGTAGCTATAGACTATTCAACTAAGACAATAACTTCGGAAAAAGTAATTACTCCTTCCGGAGATATTGAAAAAGACATGCGTGAGATAAAACTTTATTTTAACCAATTTAAAGGGAAGAACCCAGAAAACTTTACAACCGGATTATAA